From a region of the Cololabis saira isolate AMF1-May2022 chromosome 8, fColSai1.1, whole genome shotgun sequence genome:
- the ece1 gene encoding endothelin-converting enzyme 1 — protein MEALRESFLHLTFQMSTYKRATLDEEDLVDSAGDDVYRSSPMQVTLLQGRGTTCFPGKTQREKKLLLLVCALSAVLLISLICSGVFYKQAHPGFCLTEPCISVASTVMGALDRSVDPCHDFYNFACGGWVKNNPLPEGKSRWGPFSNLWEHNMLVMKHLLENTTMKGLSKAEEKAQRYYEACMNETKIEELGAKPLQELISQIGGWGLTESWNKDNFQEVLRTVSASLRTSPFFTVFVSTDSKNSNSNVIQVDQSSLGLPSRDYYLNKTANEKYLTAYLNFLVELGVLLGGSEETSRTMMEEVVGFETALANITVPLEERRDEELIYHKMEAKDLKELAPAVDWMPFLTEVFTPVPLNETEPVVVYAKEYLQKVSDLIAETNKSLLNNYMMMKVVRKMVSVLDQRFQDAEQHFLEVMYGTKKSCTPRWKLCVSDTDSALGFALGAMFVKATFDEDSKAIAEDMVGEIKWAFENSLKYVSWMDSETKKAAKEKADAIYNMVGYPEFIMNATKLDKVFNDFVVVPKLYFQNVMQYYNFSARVTADQLRKTPNRNQWSMTPPAVNAYYNPTKNEMVLPAGILQAPFYSRTLPKALNFGGIGVVMGHELIHAFDDQGREYDKDGNLRPWWKNSSVEAFKKQTQCMIEQYGNYSINQEPLNGKHTLGENIADNGGLKAAYKAYVNWVEKNGEEATLPAVGMTNHQLFFVGFAQVWCSVRTPESSHEGVITDPHSPSRFRVIGTISNSREFSKHFGCKADTPMNPKHKCELW, from the exons ATGGAAGCACTGAGAGAGTCGTTTCTACATTTGACTTTTCAGATGTCAACGTACAAGAGAGCCACGCTGGATGAGGAGGACCTCGTGGACTCGGCAGGTGACGACGTCTACCGGTCATCCCCCATGCAG GTGACTCTCCTACAAGGCCGCGGCACCACATGTTTTCCCGGGAAGACGCAGagggagaagaagctgctgcttttagtgtgtgcgctgtccgCCGTCCTGCTCATATCCCTCATTTGTTCGGGAGTTTTCTACAAACAGG CTCACCCGGGCTTCTGCCTGACGGAGCCGTGCATTAGTGTGGCCAGCACGGTCATGGGGGCCTTGGACAGATCCGTGGACCCTTGTCACGACTTCTACAACTTTGCCTGCGGGGGCTGGGTCAAGAATAACCCCCTCCCCGAGGGGAAGTCCCGCTGGGGGCCTTTCAGCAACCTCTGGGAGCACAACATGCTTGTAATGAAGCATTTATTAG aaaacacaacGATGAAAGGCTTGAGTAAGGCTGAGGAAAAGGCCCAGCGGTATTATGAGGCCTGCATGAATGAGACCAAGATTGAGGAATTAGGAGCGAAGCCTCTACAGGAACTAATCAGCCAG ATAGGAGGATGGGGTCTGACTGAATCCTGGAACAAGGACAACTTCCAGGAGGTTCTACGGACGGTATCGGCGAGCCTGCGCACCTCTCCTTTCTTTACCGTGTTCGTCAGCACCGACTCCAAGAACTCCAACAGCAACGTCATCCAG GTGGACCAGTCCAGCCTGGGTCTGCCGTCGCGGGATTACTACCTCAACAAAACGGCCAATGAAAAG TATCTCACGGCGTACCTCAACTTCCTGGTGGAGTTAGGCGTTCTCCTGGGTGGCTCGGAGGAGACGTCTCGGACCATGATGGAGGAGGTTGTGGGCTTCGAGACCGCCTTAGCCAACATCACAGTTCCTCTAGAGGAGAGAAGGGATGAGGAGCTCATCTACCATAAAATGGAGGCCAAAGACCTGAAA GAGCTGGCTCCTGCTGTGGACTGGATGCCGTTTCTCACAGAAGTCTTCACGCCTGTGCCGCTTAACGAGACAGAGCCCGTGGTTGTTTATGCCAAGGAATACCTCCAGAAAGTGTCTGACCTCATAGCTGAAACAAATAAAAG CCTACTTAACAACTacatgatgatgaaggtggtgAGAAAGATGGTGTCCGTTTTAGACCAACGGTTCCAGGATGCAGAGCAGCACTTCCTGGAGGTCATGTACGGCACTAAGAAG AGCTGCACCCCACGTTGGAAGCTGTGTGTCAGCGACACCGACAGCGCCTTGGGCTTTGCTCTCGGAGCCATGTTTGTCAAAGCCACTTTTGATGAGGACAGCAAAGCCATT GCGGAAGACATGGTGGGTGAAATTAAATGGGCCTTTGAGAATAGCCTGAAGTATGTGAGCTGGATGGACTCGGAGacaaaaaaagcagcaaaagaAAAG GCGGATGCCATATACAACATGGTTGGATATCCAGAGTTTATCATGAACGCCACAAAGCTGGACAAAGTGTTCAATGAT TTCGTGGTGGTGCCAAAACTTTACTTCCAGAATGTCATGCAGTATTACAACTTCTCGGCCAGAGTGACTGCAGACCAGCTGAGGAAAACCCCCAACAGAAACCA ATGGAGCATGACCCCTCCGGCTGTAAATGCCTATTACAACCCGACCAAGAACGAGATGGTTCTGCCAGCGGGAATCCTTCAAGCTCCTTTCTATAGTCGCACGTTGCCCAA agcTCTTAACTTTGGTGGAATTGGAGTGGTTATGGGTCATGAATTGATTCATGCTTTCGATGACCAAG GAAGGGAGTACGACAAGGATGGAAACTTGCGCCCCTGGTGGAAGAACTCTTCTGTGGAGGCATTCAAGAAGCAAACCCAGTGCATGATAGAGCAGTACGGCAACTACAGCATCAACCAAGAACCTCTGAATGGAAAGCACACACTGGGGGAGAACATTGCTGACAACGGCGGACTGAAGGCTGCTTATAAG GCTTACGTGAACTGGGTCGAGAAGAATGGAGAGGAAGCCACGCTGCCTGCGGTGGGAATGACGAACCATCAGCTGTTTTTCGTCGGGTTTGCACAG GTATGGTGCTCTGTCAGGACGCCTGAGAGCTCACACGAGGGGGTAATCACGGATCCTCACAGCCCGTCAAGATTCAGGGTCATCGGCACCATTTCCAATTCACGCGAATTCTCAAAGCACTTTGGTTGCAAAGCAGATACTCCCATGAACCCGAAACATAAGTGTGAACTCTGGTGA